In one Pseudomonas fitomaticsae genomic region, the following are encoded:
- a CDS encoding IucA/IucC family protein, translating to MTTTFSTFSQPSSTPGAWLTSVDTGIYQKVQQRVVGQLLQTLLYEAVLPYRNQPTDNGQQLFVVMGRDEQQSPVEYRCKGLLSDSFQLIRLDPQTLERVDSHGERSLPDLHQALAELLEDYQDSPHLARFIQELEQTELKDLQSRSQGYSADCAPHELDVDALEQHFMDAHSYHPCYKSRIGFSLDDNRAYGPEFATPINVVWLAIARNRASVNHSRHMDFAAFIKQEVGAQRWQQIVDQLAGRGRSIEDYAVLPVHPWQWENVIVPAFYKELASGELIWLGTSDDQYKAQQSIRTLANATTRERPYVKLAMSMTNTSSTRILARHTVMNGPIITDWLQQLIASDSTARALDFVILGEVAGVSFDYSHLPQSRSAQTYGTLGAIWRESLHSYLKADEQAVPFNGLSHVENRYGDAPQQPFIEAWIREYGLEAWTRQLLKVTVPPIIHILYAEGIGMESHGQNIVLIVKQGWPQRIALKDFHDGVRYSPAHLARPELCPELVPLPASHARLNRNSFILTDDVNAVRDFSCDCFFFICLAEMAIFLRQHYQLEEAQFWRMTAEVILDYQQAHPQHRDRFGLFDVFAPHYEVEELTKRRLLGDGERRFKSVPNPLHVHRPQAC from the coding sequence ATGACGACGACTTTTTCGACATTCTCTCAACCGTCTTCGACGCCGGGTGCCTGGCTGACGAGCGTCGATACCGGTATTTATCAAAAGGTGCAGCAGCGGGTCGTTGGCCAGTTGTTGCAGACGTTGCTCTATGAAGCGGTCCTGCCTTATCGCAACCAGCCAACAGACAATGGCCAACAGCTTTTCGTGGTGATGGGGCGCGACGAGCAACAGTCGCCGGTGGAGTACCGCTGCAAAGGCCTGCTCAGCGACAGTTTTCAATTGATTCGCCTTGATCCGCAAACGCTGGAACGCGTGGACAGCCACGGCGAACGCAGCCTGCCGGATCTGCACCAGGCCTTGGCCGAACTGCTGGAGGACTATCAGGACAGCCCGCACCTGGCGCGCTTCATTCAGGAACTGGAACAGACCGAACTCAAGGACCTGCAGTCGCGCAGCCAGGGCTACTCGGCCGACTGCGCACCCCATGAGCTGGACGTCGACGCGCTGGAACAGCACTTCATGGACGCCCACAGTTATCACCCTTGCTACAAGTCGCGCATCGGCTTTTCGCTGGATGACAACCGGGCCTACGGGCCGGAATTCGCGACACCGATCAACGTGGTCTGGCTGGCGATCGCGCGCAATCGGGCGTCGGTCAATCATTCCCGGCACATGGATTTTGCGGCGTTCATCAAGCAGGAAGTGGGCGCACAGCGCTGGCAGCAGATCGTCGATCAATTGGCTGGCCGGGGCCGGTCCATCGAGGACTATGCCGTGCTGCCGGTTCACCCGTGGCAGTGGGAGAACGTGATTGTTCCGGCGTTCTACAAGGAGCTGGCCAGTGGCGAGCTGATCTGGCTCGGGACGTCGGATGACCAGTACAAGGCGCAGCAGTCGATTCGCACGCTGGCCAATGCGACAACCAGAGAGCGGCCATACGTCAAACTGGCGATGAGCATGACCAACACCTCCAGCACGCGGATCCTGGCGCGGCACACGGTGATGAACGGGCCGATCATCACCGACTGGCTGCAGCAACTGATTGCCAGTGACAGCACCGCCCGTGCGCTGGATTTCGTCATCCTCGGCGAAGTGGCCGGCGTCAGTTTCGATTACAGCCATCTGCCGCAGTCGCGCAGTGCGCAAACCTACGGCACCCTCGGTGCGATCTGGCGCGAAAGCCTGCACTCGTACCTCAAGGCAGACGAACAGGCCGTGCCGTTCAACGGCCTCAGCCACGTCGAAAACCGCTACGGCGATGCACCGCAGCAGCCTTTTATCGAAGCGTGGATCCGCGAGTACGGCCTTGAAGCCTGGACCCGACAACTGCTGAAAGTCACGGTGCCGCCGATCATCCACATTCTTTACGCCGAAGGCATTGGCATGGAATCCCACGGTCAGAATATCGTGCTAATCGTGAAACAGGGCTGGCCGCAGCGGATCGCCCTGAAGGACTTCCACGATGGCGTGCGTTACTCGCCTGCGCATCTGGCGCGCCCGGAACTGTGCCCTGAACTGGTGCCGCTGCCAGCCAGTCACGCAAGGCTCAATCGCAACTCGTTCATCCTGACCGACGACGTCAACGCGGTGCGGGATTTCTCCTGCGATTGTTTCTTCTTCATCTGCCTGGCGGAGATGGCGATTTTCCTGCGTCAGCACTATCAGCTCGAAGAAGCGCAGTTCTGGCGCATGACCGCTGAAGTGATCCTCGATTACCAGCAGGCCCATCCGCAGCACCGCGACCGGTTCGGCCTGTTCGACGTGTTCGCGCCGCATTACGAAGTGGAGGAGTTGACCAAGCGTCGTCTGCTTGGCGATGGCGAGCGGCGTTTCAAGTCGGTGCCCAATCCATTGCACGTCCACAGGCCGCAAGCATGCTGA
- a CDS encoding DHA2 family efflux MFS transporter permease subunit yields the protein MSFNPARRWVVLNVLLGTLTVSLNNSSLNPALPAFMTAFEIGPLLATWIVAGFMTSMGVTMPLTSFLSQRLGRKRLYLWGVALFIGGSLMGALADSIAMVIAARVVQGIASGLMIPLSLAIIFSVYAKDERGRVTGLWGAAVMLAPAVGPLCGSLLLEWFSWRSLFLMNVPIGLIALLMGLGVLPDSEPTERKPFDLTGYVLIASGIGLLMVAISRMHHADTLLEPANVGMLLAAVVCLVAFVRVELRREAPLLNLRIFALRGYRLSVVIAVVQSVGMFECLVLLPLLVQTVLGYSAVWTGLSLLCTAVFASLFGRIGGSALDRHGPRRVVAIGLLLTGLSTLALGLLKSDAGIGLVFGLMMVRGAGLGLSYMPVTTAGLNALPEPMVTQGAAMNNISRRLVSSLAIVIASLWLEFRLAAAGTEAQLTATPSAISEVFFATGLLILLALPCAWRFPLSDETAEPVPAALEHR from the coding sequence GTGAGTTTCAATCCCGCACGGCGCTGGGTGGTGCTGAATGTGCTTCTGGGCACGCTCACGGTCAGCCTCAACAACAGCTCGCTGAATCCGGCATTGCCGGCCTTCATGACGGCGTTCGAGATCGGGCCGCTGCTGGCAACCTGGATTGTTGCGGGGTTCATGACCAGCATGGGCGTGACCATGCCGCTGACCAGTTTTCTCAGCCAGCGCCTGGGCCGCAAGCGCCTGTATCTGTGGGGCGTGGCGCTTTTCATCGGCGGTTCGCTGATGGGCGCGCTGGCAGATTCGATTGCCATGGTCATCGCAGCGAGAGTGGTGCAGGGCATCGCCAGCGGGCTGATGATTCCGTTGTCGCTGGCGATCATTTTCTCGGTGTATGCCAAGGATGAGCGAGGCCGGGTGACGGGGCTGTGGGGAGCGGCGGTGATGCTCGCACCTGCGGTCGGGCCTCTGTGCGGCAGCTTGCTGCTGGAGTGGTTCAGCTGGCGGTCGCTGTTTCTGATGAATGTGCCGATCGGCCTGATTGCGCTGCTGATGGGGCTCGGCGTTCTGCCGGACTCCGAGCCGACGGAGCGCAAACCCTTCGACCTGACAGGCTACGTGCTGATCGCTTCGGGCATTGGTTTGTTGATGGTCGCCATCAGCCGGATGCATCACGCCGATACGCTGCTCGAACCGGCCAACGTCGGCATGTTGCTGGCAGCGGTGGTCTGTCTGGTGGCGTTCGTCCGGGTCGAGCTACGCCGCGAGGCGCCGCTGCTCAACCTGCGAATCTTCGCCTTGCGCGGTTACCGGTTGAGCGTGGTCATTGCCGTTGTGCAGTCGGTGGGCATGTTCGAGTGCCTGGTGTTGCTGCCCCTGCTGGTGCAGACCGTGCTGGGGTACAGCGCAGTCTGGACCGGCCTGTCGCTGTTGTGCACGGCGGTGTTCGCCAGCCTGTTCGGGCGCATCGGCGGCAGTGCACTGGATCGCCACGGGCCACGGCGGGTGGTCGCGATCGGCCTGTTGCTGACGGGCCTGTCGACCCTGGCGCTGGGCTTGCTCAAGAGCGACGCAGGTATCGGTCTGGTGTTCGGCTTGATGATGGTTCGCGGCGCCGGCCTGGGACTGTCTTACATGCCGGTCACCACCGCCGGGCTCAATGCCTTGCCTGAGCCGATGGTCACCCAGGGCGCGGCGATGAACAACATTTCCCGGCGGCTGGTTTCGTCACTCGCGATTGTCATTGCATCGCTGTGGCTGGAGTTCCGCCTTGCTGCCGCCGGTACCGAGGCACAACTGACGGCAACACCTTCGGCGATCAGCGAAGTGTTCTTTGCCACCGGCCTGCTGATCCTGCTGGCACTGCCTTGTGCCTGGCGTTTCCCTCTTTCCGACGAGACGGCCGAGCCTGTGCCGGCCGCGCTCGAACATCGTTAA
- a CDS encoding type III PLP-dependent enzyme, translating into MADLTVPVLEAIDRVRAANPDPLAAFIYDLDALQAHVREVMDALPPKVELYYAIKANSEAPLLEVLAPLVSGFEISSGGEIERVMTCPIRKPYVFSGPGKLDSDLRAALAHQVEAIHVESLNEIERLQRLANEAGRVQPVFIRINPQLPAQQSSKLAMAGTATPFGIDESELGEAVQRVDRATHLCLKGFHVHAMSHQMSVERHEQLLDFYLQRWGEWKTLAAYPEQLTHLNVGGGIGVDYLGGQRFDWQRLCRYLERRLDDQPDAPILRFEPGRYISAFCGYYVIEVLDTKTSHGEHFIVCRGGTHQFRLPAAQSHDHPLIHLPQTPPTAESTERNWTVVGQLCTPKDVLSRQQPLTGVEVGDLLVLPMAGAYGYNISHADFLCHPRPPQHFVHRGALLEGVGLWQ; encoded by the coding sequence ATGGCTGATCTGACGGTTCCCGTTCTGGAAGCGATCGATCGTGTTCGGGCCGCGAATCCGGATCCGCTGGCGGCATTCATCTACGACCTCGACGCGTTGCAGGCCCATGTGCGCGAGGTGATGGACGCACTGCCGCCGAAGGTCGAGCTGTATTACGCGATCAAGGCCAACAGCGAAGCGCCCTTGCTTGAGGTTCTGGCGCCGCTGGTCAGTGGTTTCGAAATTTCCTCGGGAGGCGAGATCGAGCGGGTGATGACTTGTCCGATCCGCAAACCCTATGTGTTTTCCGGCCCCGGCAAGCTCGATTCCGATTTGCGTGCCGCGCTGGCCCATCAGGTCGAAGCCATTCACGTTGAAAGCCTGAACGAGATCGAGCGCCTGCAACGGCTGGCCAATGAAGCGGGGCGGGTACAGCCGGTGTTTATTCGGATCAATCCTCAGCTCCCGGCACAGCAGTCGAGCAAACTGGCCATGGCCGGCACGGCGACGCCCTTCGGCATCGATGAATCGGAGCTCGGCGAAGCAGTGCAACGGGTCGATCGCGCCACGCATTTGTGCCTCAAGGGCTTTCATGTGCATGCCATGTCGCACCAGATGTCGGTGGAGCGACACGAGCAACTGCTCGATTTCTATTTGCAGCGCTGGGGCGAATGGAAAACCCTGGCCGCCTACCCGGAGCAACTGACCCACCTGAATGTCGGCGGCGGGATCGGCGTCGATTATCTGGGCGGACAGCGGTTCGACTGGCAGCGACTGTGCCGTTATCTGGAACGCCGCCTGGACGATCAGCCCGATGCGCCGATCCTGCGCTTCGAGCCGGGGCGGTACATCAGTGCGTTCTGTGGTTACTACGTGATCGAGGTGCTGGACACCAAGACCAGCCATGGCGAGCACTTCATCGTGTGCCGTGGCGGCACTCATCAGTTCCGCCTGCCGGCCGCGCAAAGCCATGACCACCCACTGATTCACCTGCCGCAGACTCCCCCGACCGCCGAATCGACCGAGCGCAACTGGACCGTGGTCGGGCAACTGTGTACGCCCAAGGATGTCCTGAGCCGGCAGCAGCCGCTCACCGGTGTCGAAGTCGGGGACTTGCTGGTACTGCCCATGGCGGGGGCCTACGGCTACAACATTTCCCACGCCGACTTCCTCTGCCATCCACGGCCGCCACAACATTTCGTGCATCGGGGCGCATTGCTCGAAGGAGTCGGCCTGTGGCAGTGA
- a CDS encoding IucA/IucC family protein, translating into MNQADRNVVSRMVSELASTRALLNCLIKEFALPENCLDYRWPSDMQGIAPGCYLEGLQWKGIPLTISLPNEQQFFVMVDRRDRLGSHRYLSDVYARQGQGDWRCLGFAEFAAELLGACEHMTRASNEELLDQVLQSQGLTAAIVAHNMDNQRPAPLSSYLASEQGLWFGHPNHPAPKARLWPAHLSQQTYAPEFQAQTALHLFEVPRQGLRVTANGLDESQVMAGFADQQRARPGHAMICMHPVQAQLFIQDRRVQQLLELGDIVDHGATGPIASPTASMRTWYIEGHDYFIKGSLHVRITNCVRKNAWYELESTLIIDQLFQRLLQTQPDTLGGLSVIAEPGSMSWAPPQASEADAHWFREQTGAILRENFCLRSRADRSVMAGTLFAHDIHSRPLVHGFLQAAFGQEPDDEQLVEWFDRYQALLLRPVLALFFNHGVVMEPHLQNTVLVHDSGQPQQLLLRDFEGVKLTEELGIRQIDVGLHPRVRQSLQYSRAQGWSRISYCLMINNLSEAVLALSWERPHLAPVMWQRVERQLRVIRDELTRPTPELDALIAGQPIACKTNLKVRLSAQADRAAGYVRLVSPWSEEARYG; encoded by the coding sequence ATGAATCAAGCAGATCGCAATGTTGTATCAAGAATGGTCAGTGAGTTGGCGAGTACCCGCGCCTTGCTCAATTGTTTGATCAAGGAGTTCGCCTTGCCGGAAAACTGCCTCGATTATCGCTGGCCCAGTGATATGCAAGGCATCGCGCCTGGCTGTTATCTGGAAGGCCTGCAGTGGAAGGGCATTCCGCTGACGATCAGCCTGCCCAATGAGCAACAGTTCTTTGTCATGGTCGATCGTCGTGACCGTCTAGGCAGCCATCGTTATCTGTCGGACGTCTATGCCCGTCAGGGTCAGGGGGATTGGCGTTGCCTGGGTTTCGCCGAGTTTGCCGCAGAGTTGCTGGGTGCCTGCGAGCACATGACCCGTGCCAGCAATGAAGAACTGCTCGACCAGGTATTGCAGAGCCAGGGTCTGACAGCCGCGATCGTGGCGCACAACATGGACAATCAGCGCCCGGCACCGCTCAGCAGCTACCTGGCCAGCGAGCAGGGTTTATGGTTCGGTCATCCCAATCATCCGGCACCCAAGGCCCGCTTGTGGCCGGCGCATCTTTCGCAGCAGACCTACGCCCCCGAGTTTCAGGCGCAAACCGCGTTGCATCTGTTCGAAGTCCCTCGGCAAGGACTGCGCGTTACCGCCAACGGCCTCGATGAAAGCCAGGTCATGGCCGGGTTTGCCGATCAGCAGCGGGCCAGACCCGGTCACGCGATGATTTGCATGCACCCGGTGCAGGCGCAGTTGTTCATTCAGGACCGACGCGTGCAGCAACTGCTCGAACTGGGCGACATTGTCGATCACGGTGCCACCGGTCCGATCGCCAGTCCCACGGCGTCGATGCGCACCTGGTACATCGAAGGTCATGACTACTTCATCAAGGGGTCGCTGCATGTGCGCATTACCAACTGCGTGCGCAAGAACGCCTGGTATGAGCTGGAAAGCACGCTGATCATCGATCAACTGTTCCAGCGTCTTCTGCAAACCCAGCCGGATACGCTGGGAGGTTTGTCGGTGATTGCCGAGCCCGGTTCGATGAGCTGGGCGCCGCCCCAGGCCAGTGAGGCGGACGCCCATTGGTTCCGTGAACAGACCGGCGCGATCCTGCGGGAAAACTTTTGCCTGCGTTCCCGTGCCGATCGCAGCGTGATGGCCGGCACTCTGTTTGCCCACGACATCCATTCTCGCCCCCTGGTGCACGGCTTCCTGCAAGCGGCATTTGGCCAGGAACCTGACGACGAACAACTGGTGGAATGGTTCGACCGCTACCAGGCCCTGTTGCTGCGCCCGGTGCTGGCGTTGTTCTTCAACCACGGCGTGGTGATGGAACCGCATCTGCAGAACACAGTGCTGGTCCACGATTCAGGCCAGCCGCAACAGCTGCTGCTGCGTGATTTCGAGGGGGTGAAACTCACCGAAGAACTGGGCATCCGGCAGATCGATGTCGGGCTGCACCCACGGGTGCGCCAGTCGCTTCAGTACAGTCGAGCGCAGGGCTGGAGCCGGATTTCCTACTGCCTGATGATCAACAACCTCTCCGAAGCCGTGTTAGCCCTGAGCTGGGAACGCCCGCACCTGGCCCCTGTGATGTGGCAGCGGGTGGAGCGCCAACTGCGTGTCATACGCGATGAGCTGACACGTCCCACGCCGGAACTCGATGCGCTGATCGCCGGTCAGCCGATCGCCTGCAAGACCAATCTGAAAGTGCGCCTGAGCGCCCAGGCGGATCGCGCCGCCGGCTACGTCAGGCTCGTCTCACCCTGGAGCGAGGAGGCCCGTTATGGCTGA
- a CDS encoding diaminobutyrate--2-oxoglutarate transaminase, which translates to MLNDGALHISPLQKTNADYLVRQGKFESNVRSYPRKLPLAIAKASGVWVTDVEGKTYLDCLAGAGTLALGHNHPAIMDSIGSFLASGLPMHTLDLTTEVKDAFSETLLSLLPGQGEGYCLQFCGPSGADAVEAALKLAKTFTGRHNIISFSGAYHGMTHGALALTGNLGPKNAVAGLMPGVQFMPYPHEYRCPFGLGGEAGTEALTHYFTQFIEDVESGVTLPAAVIVEAVQGEGGVNCAPDSWLRAIRDVTRKHGILLILDEVQAGFGRTGKMFAFEHAQIEPDIIVMSKAVGGGLPMAVLGIKREFDAWEPGNHAGTFRGNQMAMATGLATLQALKHQQLQAQAERRGQWLKDQLNGLRQRYPALGQVRGRGLMLGIEIVDERQPADRLGHFPMDPVLSVAIQQQCFKQGLLLERGGRRGNVIRLLPPLIIDDQQCQQVIQRFETALEAALLEVRA; encoded by the coding sequence ATGTTGAATGATGGCGCATTGCACATTAGTCCTCTGCAAAAGACCAATGCCGACTATTTGGTGCGACAGGGAAAGTTTGAATCGAATGTTCGAAGTTATCCGCGCAAGTTGCCTCTGGCCATTGCCAAGGCAAGCGGTGTCTGGGTAACGGATGTCGAAGGCAAGACCTATCTGGATTGCCTGGCCGGTGCCGGGACGCTAGCGCTCGGGCACAATCACCCGGCCATCATGGACAGTATCGGCAGCTTTCTGGCTTCCGGCCTGCCGATGCACACCCTGGACCTGACGACCGAGGTCAAGGACGCTTTCAGTGAAACCCTGCTGAGCCTGTTGCCGGGGCAGGGCGAGGGTTACTGCCTGCAATTCTGCGGTCCTTCGGGGGCGGATGCGGTAGAAGCCGCGCTGAAACTGGCCAAAACGTTCACCGGTCGCCACAACATCATCAGTTTTTCCGGTGCCTACCACGGCATGACGCACGGCGCGCTGGCCCTGACCGGCAACCTCGGGCCGAAGAACGCCGTCGCCGGCCTGATGCCCGGCGTGCAATTCATGCCGTATCCCCATGAGTACCGCTGCCCGTTCGGCTTGGGCGGTGAGGCTGGCACCGAGGCGCTGACCCATTACTTCACCCAGTTCATCGAGGATGTCGAGAGCGGGGTCACCTTGCCGGCAGCCGTGATCGTCGAGGCAGTGCAGGGCGAGGGCGGGGTCAACTGCGCGCCGGACAGCTGGCTGCGTGCGATCCGTGACGTCACGCGCAAGCACGGGATCCTGCTGATTCTTGATGAAGTGCAGGCCGGTTTCGGTCGCACCGGCAAGATGTTTGCCTTCGAGCATGCGCAAATCGAGCCGGACATCATTGTCATGTCCAAGGCGGTAGGTGGCGGTCTGCCGATGGCGGTGCTGGGCATCAAGCGCGAATTCGACGCTTGGGAACCGGGCAATCACGCCGGCACCTTCCGTGGCAACCAGATGGCCATGGCCACCGGGCTTGCAACGCTGCAGGCGCTCAAGCATCAACAGCTTCAGGCCCAGGCCGAACGACGCGGTCAATGGCTCAAGGATCAGCTTAACGGTTTGCGCCAACGGTATCCGGCCCTGGGTCAGGTGCGCGGTCGGGGCCTGATGCTCGGCATTGAGATCGTCGACGAACGCCAGCCGGCAGATCGTCTCGGGCATTTTCCTATGGACCCGGTACTTTCCGTCGCCATCCAGCAGCAATGCTTCAAACAGGGACTGCTTCTGGAGAGGGGCGGGCGCCGGGGTAATGTCATTCGTTTATTGCCTCCGCTGATTATTGATGACCAACAATGCCAGCAAGTGATTCAGCGATTTGAAACGGCACTTGAAGCTGCTCTGCTTGAAGTTCGTGCGTAA
- a CDS encoding TonB-dependent receptor, translating into MPAVFPSRLRPLLQLSLMLSLSASPLLMPVSWADEAARRSYQVPAGSLSAALTRFAGLAGVNLSVDPALVSGRSSNGLSGEYGVEEGFARLLAGSGLQLQPVGEQAYILMPAPEGSSLQLAPTSILGANDETGGDVYAGGQVARRGSQGLLGSRDFMETPFSMTTYTSEAVKNQQARTLGDLIASDPSVRATNPAGGRYEQFTIRGFSLFNSDVAYNGLYGVLPTYTIDMEMADRVDILKGPTQLINGISPRGSVGGGINVVPKRATDKPITSLTANYASNNQIGGAVDVGRRFGEDNQFGLRFNGVKQSGDTEWDHQSVDRDMAVLGLDFRGERLRLSTDVGRTERDTDAPQERVQVGANARVPSASEVRHNYAQPWSKARTKDTFGTVNAEFDVNDSTLLYGGVGVRKSNHDFLRHAVAVTNDKGDFSVQPRDFTRDENVRTATAGVRNWFHTGPVSHEINLAASYFYMDFENGGARYAASPSNLYNPVETPTPVRPTRQDPEVYTENRFSGVALADTMGFFDDRLLLTLGARWQRVKVDDWSDDVKGDTAYDEEKVSPSGGILFKATDKLSLYANYMEGLSQGKIAPSTSVNEDEIFPPFISRQVEVGAKYDAGSFGLTAAVFRIKQPAYETNAVTRVFGPNGKRQNDGVELTVFGEPLQGFRLLGGVMYIDSELTHTTNGTFDGNRAPATPKFNVNLGAEWDVPNVQGLTLTGRGIYSSSQYLDQSNDKQIDAWERFDVGARYAFKVDEKNITLRANIENVADKRYWSSAGASDDSEPGLTLSTPRTYLLSATVDF; encoded by the coding sequence ATGCCCGCAGTATTCCCGAGTCGTTTGCGTCCGTTGTTGCAGTTGAGCCTCATGCTGAGCCTGAGTGCCAGTCCATTGTTGATGCCGGTGAGCTGGGCGGACGAGGCCGCTCGTCGCAGCTACCAGGTGCCCGCCGGCAGTCTGAGCGCCGCACTGACCCGGTTTGCCGGGCTGGCCGGGGTCAACCTGTCGGTGGATCCGGCGCTGGTCAGCGGTCGCAGCAGCAACGGCCTGTCCGGCGAGTATGGTGTCGAGGAAGGCTTCGCCCGTTTGCTCGCGGGCTCCGGCCTGCAACTGCAACCGGTCGGCGAGCAGGCATATATCCTGATGCCGGCACCGGAAGGCAGCAGCCTGCAACTGGCACCGACTTCGATTCTCGGCGCCAACGACGAAACCGGCGGCGACGTATATGCGGGTGGCCAGGTGGCGCGCCGTGGTTCGCAAGGCCTGTTGGGTTCCCGCGATTTCATGGAAACGCCGTTCAGCATGACCACCTACACGAGCGAGGCGGTCAAGAACCAGCAGGCCCGCACCCTGGGTGACCTGATTGCCAGTGATCCCTCGGTCCGCGCCACCAACCCGGCCGGCGGGCGTTACGAGCAGTTCACCATTCGCGGTTTCAGTCTGTTCAACAGCGATGTGGCGTACAACGGTCTGTACGGGGTCTTGCCGACTTACACGATCGACATGGAAATGGCTGACCGCGTCGACATCCTCAAAGGCCCGACCCAGCTCATCAACGGCATTTCGCCACGGGGCAGCGTCGGCGGCGGCATCAACGTGGTGCCCAAGCGCGCAACCGACAAGCCGATCACTTCGCTGACCGCCAATTACGCGTCCAACAACCAAATTGGCGGCGCCGTGGATGTCGGGCGGCGCTTTGGCGAAGACAATCAGTTCGGCCTCCGATTCAACGGGGTCAAGCAGTCCGGTGACACCGAGTGGGATCATCAGAGCGTCGACCGTGACATGGCCGTGCTGGGGCTGGATTTTCGCGGTGAACGCCTGCGTCTTTCCACCGACGTCGGCCGTACCGAACGTGATACCGACGCCCCGCAGGAGCGCGTGCAGGTCGGTGCCAATGCCCGCGTCCCGAGTGCCAGTGAAGTCAGACACAACTATGCGCAGCCCTGGAGCAAGGCCCGTACCAAGGATACGTTCGGAACGGTGAATGCCGAGTTCGACGTCAATGATTCCACCCTGTTGTACGGCGGAGTCGGTGTACGCAAAAGCAATCATGATTTCCTTCGGCACGCGGTAGCGGTCACCAACGACAAAGGCGACTTCAGCGTCCAGCCTCGGGATTTCACCCGTGACGAAAACGTCCGTACCGCTACGGCCGGGGTGCGCAACTGGTTCCATACCGGGCCGGTGAGCCATGAAATCAATCTCGCCGCCAGCTACTTCTACATGGACTTCGAGAACGGTGGTGCGCGCTATGCGGCCTCCCCGAGCAATCTCTACAACCCCGTTGAAACGCCAACTCCGGTGCGTCCGACGCGACAGGATCCGGAGGTCTATACCGAAAACCGTTTCAGTGGTGTAGCGCTCGCCGACACGATGGGCTTTTTCGATGATCGCTTGCTGCTGACGCTGGGCGCCCGCTGGCAAAGGGTGAAGGTCGATGACTGGAGCGACGATGTCAAAGGCGACACCGCCTACGATGAAGAAAAAGTCTCGCCATCCGGCGGCATCCTGTTCAAGGCCACCGACAAACTGTCGCTGTACGCCAACTACATGGAAGGCCTGAGCCAGGGCAAGATCGCACCGTCGACGTCGGTGAACGAAGACGAAATCTTCCCGCCGTTCATCAGCCGTCAGGTCGAGGTAGGCGCAAAGTATGACGCCGGTTCGTTCGGCCTGACCGCCGCAGTCTTCCGGATCAAGCAACCGGCCTACGAGACCAATGCGGTGACCCGGGTCTTCGGCCCCAACGGCAAACGCCAGAACGATGGCGTGGAACTGACGGTGTTCGGCGAACCCCTCCAGGGTTTTCGTCTGCTCGGCGGTGTCATGTACATCGACAGTGAGTTGACCCACACCACCAACGGCACGTTCGATGGCAACCGCGCACCGGCGACCCCGAAATTCAACGTCAATCTCGGCGCGGAATGGGACGTACCGAACGTGCAGGGCCTGACTCTGACCGGGCGTGGCATCTACTCGAGCTCGCAATACCTGGATCAGTCCAACGACAAGCAGATCGATGCCTGGGAGCGCTTCGACGTGGGTGCGCGCTACGCGTTCAAAGTCGACGAAAAGAACATCACCCTGCGAGCCAACATCGAAAACGTCGCGGACAAACGCTACTGGAGCTCCGCCGGTGCGTCCGATGACAGCGAGCCAGGGCTGACGCTTTCGACACCACGAACCTATCTGCTTTCGGCAACCGTCGACTTCTGA